A genome region from Streptosporangiales bacterium includes the following:
- a CDS encoding flavoprotein: MTEPSGKTLYIVVTGAALTRRADAAVAAARDRDWQPAVIATPAAESWLPRTELEAANVPLLTDHRQPNDAKRLPSADAVLLAPATFNTINKLATGIADNYAMSVLCEALSTRVRTVLVPFVSTRLAGHPAWLASLAVLRYAGVTLVDPRTGATNIEEPIQSGTGDAVADQFDWNWPLSQLA, encoded by the coding sequence GTGACCGAACCCAGCGGCAAGACCCTCTACATCGTCGTCACCGGCGCAGCACTCACCCGACGAGCCGACGCAGCCGTCGCAGCCGCCCGCGACCGCGACTGGCAACCGGCCGTCATCGCGACACCGGCAGCCGAGTCCTGGCTCCCACGAACTGAGCTGGAAGCCGCCAACGTCCCGCTCCTCACCGACCACCGACAGCCGAACGACGCTAAGCGCCTACCGTCCGCTGACGCAGTGCTCCTCGCCCCGGCCACCTTCAACACCATCAACAAGCTGGCCACCGGCATCGCCGACAACTACGCCATGAGTGTCCTCTGCGAAGCCCTCTCCACCCGAGTCCGAACCGTCCTCGTCCCGTTCGTCAGCACCCGCCTCGCCGGCCACCCCGCCTGGCTCGCGTCCCTGGCAGTCCTCCGCTACGCCGGAGTGACCTTGGTCGACCCGCGCACCGGTGCAACCAACATCGAGGAGCCCATCCAATCCGGCACCGGCGACGCGGTGGCCGACCAATTCGACTGGAACTGGCCGCTCAGCCAGCTGGCCTGA